In Rhineura floridana isolate rRhiFlo1 chromosome 6, rRhiFlo1.hap2, whole genome shotgun sequence, one genomic interval encodes:
- the PLAGL2 gene encoding zinc finger protein PLAGL2: MTAFFTSVPNWIQDAKQEEEETGWKLVARPKGRESESQGKCQYELPGASFPSVDKLRGNPEQRPYCCPQLHCGKAFASKYKLYRHLATHSAQKPHQCMYCEKMFHRKDHLRNHLQTHDPNKEALHCPECGKNYNTKLGYRRHLAMHAAASGDLSCKVCLQAFESTQVLLEHLKAHSRRPSGSVKEKKHPCDHCDRRFYTRKDVRRHLVVHTGRKDFLCQYCAQRFGRKDHLTRHMKKSHSQELLKIKTEPVDMLGLLSCSSAVAVKDELSPVLCMAPRDVMNSKSFPGMLPMGMYGAHVPTMPSSGMPHSLGPSPLPMGMSYPLESSSPPQPPPKYQLGSTSYLPDKLPKVEVDSCLSELPGGLSLVPGEPSSSSPQPATLEETLLSKSPALLSEALCAANMDFSHLLGFLPLNLPTCNPPVSSGGLVMGYSQGEAQSLLTTLPPQESPGATTSLGFGALHSLPSMFSPGLGATTLPRFHQAFQ; this comes from the exons ATGACAGCATTCTTTACCAGCGTTCCCAACTGGATTCAAGATgcaaagcaggaggaggaggagacaggctGGAAACTAGTGGCCCGTCCCAAGGGCCGAGAAAGCGAGAGCCAAGGGAAATGCCAGTATGAGCTTCCGGGAGCCTCCTTCCCCAGTGTGGATAAGCTGAGAGGAAACCCGGAGCAGAGACCATACTGCTGCCCTCAACTGCACTGTGGCAAGGCCTTTGCCTCCAAATACAAGCTCTACAG GCACTTGGCCACCCATTCTGCCCAGAAGCCCCACCAATGCATGTACTGTGAGAAAATGTTCCACCGCAAGGACCACCTCCGTAACCACCTTCAGACGCATGACCCCAACAAAGAAGCTCTTCACTGCCCTGAGTGCGGCAAGAACTACAATACCAAGCTTGGCTACCGGCGTCACCTGGCCATGCACGCTGCCGCCAGTGGCGACCTCAGCTGTAAAGTGTGCCTGCAGGCCTTTGAGAGCACCCAAGTGCTGCTGGAGCACCTCAAGGCCCACTCGCGGAGGCCGTCGGGCAGCGTGAAGGAAAAGAAGCACCCGTGCGACCACTGCGACCGCCGCTTCTACACGCGCAAGGACGTGAGGAGGCACCTGGTCGTGCACACGGGCCGGAAGGACTTCTTGTGCCAGTACTGTGCCCAGCGGTTTGGCCGCAAAGACCACCTGACCAGGCACATGAAGAAAAGCCACTCCCAAGAACTGCTGAAGATCAAGACGGAGCCAGTGGACATGCTGGGCCTTCTCAGCTGCAGTTCAGCCGTCGCAGTGAAAGACGAGCTGAGCCCCGTCTTGTGCATGGCACCCCGGGATGTGATGAACAGCAAGAGTTTCCCTGGGATGCTGCCAATGGGCATGTACGGCGCACATGTCCCCACCATGCCCAGCTCAGGAATGCCGCATTCTTTAGGCCCCAGTCCTCTGCCAATGGGAATGAGCTATCCCCTGGAATCATCCTCCCCACCACAACCTCCCCCAAAGTACCAGCTTGGATCTACCTCATACTTGCCTGACAAGCTACCCAAAGTGGAGGTGGACAGTTGTTTGTCAGAGCTCCCTGGAGGCCTGTCTCTTGTGCCTGGTGAGCCATCCTCGTCCTCTCCTCAACCTGCCACCCTAGAAGAAACTCTTCTCTCCAAGAGCCCTGCTCTGCTCTCTGAGGCTCTCTGTGCTGCTAACATGGACTTCTCCCACCTCCTGGGCTTCCTTCCCTTGAACCTCCCGACGTGCAACCCTCCCGTCTCCTCGGGTGGTCTGGTCATGGGCTATTCACAAGGAGAGGCTCAGTCACTCCTCACCACTCTGCCACCGCAAGAGTCGCCAGGAGCCACAACCTCCCTTGGCTTTGGAGCGCTTCACTCATTGCCCTCCATGTTCTCTCCTGGCTTGGGGGCCACGACCTTGCCACGTTTCCACCAAGCTTTCCAATGA